The following are encoded in a window of Citrobacter freundii genomic DNA:
- the rnm gene encoding RNase RNM: MSDTNYAVIYDLHSHTTASDGRLTPEALVHRAVEMRVGTLAITDHDTTAAIPAAREEISRSGLALKLIAGVEISTVWENHEIHIVGLNIDIDHPMMRAFLAEQTARRQLRAQLIAERLDKAHIPGAWEGALRLADGGTVTRGHFARFLVESGKATTMADVFKKYLARGKTGYVPPQWCTIEQAIDVIHHSGGKAVLAHPGRYDLSAKWLKRLVAWFAEHHGDAMEVAQCQQSPNERTHLATLARQHQLWASQGSDFHQPCPWIELGRKLWLPAGVEGVWQLWEQPETTERKV, encoded by the coding sequence TTGAGCGACACGAATTACGCAGTGATTTACGACCTGCACAGTCATACAACGGCGTCCGATGGACGATTGACACCTGAAGCATTGGTACACCGTGCGGTAGAGATGCGAGTCGGGACACTGGCGATTACCGATCATGACACCACGGCAGCGATTCCGGCGGCAAGAGAAGAAATTTCACGTTCAGGTTTAGCGTTGAAGTTGATAGCGGGCGTTGAAATTTCCACGGTCTGGGAAAACCACGAGATCCATATCGTCGGCCTGAATATCGATATCGACCACCCCATGATGCGTGCGTTTCTGGCAGAACAAACCGCGCGTCGTCAGCTGCGTGCGCAGCTAATTGCTGAGCGACTGGACAAAGCACATATCCCGGGCGCGTGGGAAGGCGCGTTACGTCTGGCTGACGGCGGGACCGTCACGAGAGGCCATTTTGCGCGTTTCCTGGTTGAGAGTGGCAAAGCTACGACCATGGCTGACGTGTTTAAAAAATACCTTGCCCGCGGGAAAACCGGTTACGTTCCGCCACAGTGGTGTACAATAGAACAAGCTATTGATGTCATTCATCATTCTGGCGGTAAGGCGGTGCTGGCTCATCCTGGTCGGTACGATCTTAGCGCTAAGTGGCTGAAAAGACTGGTTGCCTGGTTTGCCGAACATCACGGTGACGCGATGGAAGTGGCACAGTGTCAACAGTCTCCCAATGAGCGTACCCATCTGGCGACGCTGGCGCGTCAGCATCAGCTGTGGGCATCACAAGGGTCTGATTTTCATCAGCCGTGCCCGTGGATTGAATTGGGTCGTAAGCTCTGGTTGCCCGCAGGCGTTGAAGGCGTCTGGCAGCTTTGGGAACAGCCCGAGACCACTGAGAGGAAAGTATGA
- the sohB gene encoding protease SohB yields MELLSEYGLFLAKIVTVVVAIAVIVMLIVNATQRKRQRGELRVINLSEQYKEMKEDLAMSLLDSHQQKLWHKAQKKKHKLEVKAAKAKAKLGENTSSGKPRVWVLDFKGSMDAHEVSALREEVTAVLAVVKPQDQVVIRLESPGGVVHGYGLAASQLQRLRDKQIPLTVTVDKVAASGGYMMACVADKIVSAPFAIVGSIGVVAQIPNFNRFLKGKDIDIELHTAGQYKRTLTLLGENTEEGRQKFREDLNETHHLFKDFVHRMRPTLDIEQVATGEHWFGQQALENGLVDEINTSDEVILSLMEGREVLNVRYLQRKKLMDRFTGSAAESADRLLLRWWQRGQKPLM; encoded by the coding sequence GTGGAATTGTTGTCTGAATATGGGCTGTTTTTGGCAAAAATCGTCACAGTGGTAGTGGCGATTGCGGTGATTGTTATGCTGATCGTCAATGCGACACAACGCAAGCGTCAGCGCGGTGAACTCCGGGTCATTAATCTCAGTGAACAATATAAAGAGATGAAAGAAGACCTGGCGATGTCTTTACTGGACAGCCACCAACAAAAGCTCTGGCATAAAGCGCAGAAAAAAAAGCACAAGCTGGAAGTGAAGGCGGCCAAAGCCAAAGCAAAATTGGGAGAGAATACATCATCGGGTAAACCGCGTGTCTGGGTGCTTGATTTTAAAGGCAGTATGGATGCCCATGAAGTCAGCGCGCTGCGTGAAGAGGTGACGGCGGTACTGGCGGTAGTAAAACCACAAGATCAGGTGGTTATTCGCCTGGAAAGCCCCGGTGGTGTGGTGCATGGCTATGGGCTGGCGGCATCACAATTGCAGCGTCTGCGCGATAAGCAGATCCCATTAACGGTGACGGTCGATAAAGTTGCCGCCAGCGGCGGATACATGATGGCCTGCGTGGCAGATAAAATTGTTTCGGCACCGTTTGCTATTGTGGGCTCAATTGGCGTGGTGGCGCAGATCCCTAACTTTAACCGTTTCCTGAAAGGCAAAGACATTGATATTGAGTTGCACACTGCCGGGCAATACAAACGGACGCTGACGCTGCTTGGTGAGAACACGGAAGAGGGTCGTCAGAAATTCCGCGAAGACCTGAACGAAACGCATCACCTGTTTAAAGATTTTGTGCACCGTATGCGTCCGACTCTGGACATTGAACAGGTTGCCACTGGGGAACACTGGTTCGGTCAACAGGCGCTGGAAAATGGGCTGGTGGATGAGATCAATACCAGCGATGAGGTGATCCTGAGTTTGATGGAGGGTCGCGAAGTGCTTAACGTACGCTATCTGCAGCGCAAAAAACTGATGGACCGTTTCACCGGTAGTGCAGCGGAAAGTGCGGATCGCTTGCTGCTGCGCTGGTGGCAGCGTGGTCAAAAACCGTTGATGTAA
- a CDS encoding YciK family oxidoreductase: MHYQPKQDLLQDRIILVTGASDGIGREAALTYARYGATVILLGRNEEKLRQVAQAVAAENGAPAQWFTLDLLTCTSAECHELAQRINAHYPRLDGVLHNAGLLGEIAPMIEQTPQVWQEVMQVNVNATFMLTQALLPLLLKSDSGSLVFTSSSVGRQGRANWGAYATSKFATEGMMQVLADEYQNHHLRVNCINPGGTRTGMRASAFPTEDPQKLKTPADIMPLYLWLMGDDSRRKTGMTFDAQPGRKPGIAQ, from the coding sequence GTGCATTACCAACCCAAACAAGATCTGTTACAGGATCGCATTATTCTGGTCACCGGAGCCAGCGATGGCATCGGTCGAGAAGCTGCGCTGACCTATGCCCGCTACGGTGCAACCGTGATTCTGCTCGGGCGCAATGAAGAAAAACTTCGTCAGGTCGCCCAGGCCGTTGCCGCAGAAAACGGCGCGCCCGCGCAGTGGTTTACGCTGGATCTGCTGACCTGTACTTCCGCTGAGTGTCATGAACTGGCGCAGCGAATCAACGCCCATTACCCGCGTCTGGATGGCGTGTTGCATAATGCCGGGTTACTGGGTGAAATCGCTCCGATGATCGAACAAACTCCGCAGGTCTGGCAGGAGGTCATGCAGGTAAACGTCAATGCCACCTTTATGCTGACCCAGGCGCTGCTCCCTTTGTTGCTTAAGTCTGATTCTGGATCGTTGGTCTTTACCTCATCCAGCGTTGGTCGTCAGGGACGCGCCAACTGGGGGGCCTATGCAACCTCGAAGTTTGCCACCGAAGGCATGATGCAGGTGCTGGCAGACGAGTATCAAAACCATCATTTGCGCGTAAACTGTATTAATCCTGGCGGCACGCGTACCGGCATGCGTGCCAGCGCATTCCCAACAGAAGATCCACAAAAATTAAAAACACCCGCCGACATTATGCCGCTGTACCTGTGGCTGATGGGCGACGACAGCCGGCGTAAAACCGGTATGACCTTCGACGCCCAACCGGGCCGTAAACCAGGAATTGCCCAATGA
- a CDS encoding anthranilate synthase component 1, which produces MQTQKPTLELLACDAAYRNNPTELFHQVCGARPATLLLESADIDSKDDLKSLLLVDSALRITALGDTVTIQALSANGASLLPLLDAALPTGVENQQQPNARQLRFPAVSPLLDEDARLCSLSVFDTFRLMQELVNVPEQEREAMFFGGLFSYDLVAGFEDLPQLEAGNRCPDYCFYLAETLMVIDHQKKSTRIQASVFTPCEEEKQRLAQRLAQLSQQLTEPAPPLPVIEVPEMRCECNQSDEEFGTVVRGLQKAIRAGEIFQVVPSRRFSLPCPSPLAAYYVLKKSNPSPYMFFMQDNDFTLFGASPESSLKYDATSRQIEIYPIAGTRPRGRRADGSLDRDLDSRIELEMRTDHKELSEHLMLVDLARNDLARICTPGSRYVADLTKVDRYSFVMHLVSRVVGELRHDLDVLHAYRACMNMGTLSGAPKVRAMQLIAEAEGRRRGSYGGAVGYFTAHGDLDTCIVIRSALVEDGIATVQAGAGIVLDSVPQSEADETRNKARAVLRAIATAHHAQEIF; this is translated from the coding sequence ATGCAAACACAAAAACCGACACTCGAACTGCTGGCCTGTGACGCCGCCTACCGTAACAACCCGACCGAGCTGTTTCATCAGGTCTGCGGTGCGCGCCCGGCGACATTGTTACTGGAATCCGCCGATATCGACAGCAAGGACGACCTGAAGAGTCTGCTGTTGGTCGACAGCGCGCTGCGTATTACCGCCTTAGGTGACACCGTTACCATTCAGGCGTTGTCAGCGAATGGAGCCTCCCTGCTCCCGTTGCTGGATGCCGCCTTGCCAACTGGTGTTGAAAACCAACAACAGCCGAATGCCCGCCAGTTGCGTTTTCCGGCCGTCAGCCCACTGCTGGATGAAGATGCCCGCTTATGTTCCCTGTCGGTCTTTGACACGTTCCGTTTAATGCAGGAACTGGTTAATGTGCCGGAGCAGGAGCGTGAAGCCATGTTCTTCGGCGGTCTGTTTTCCTACGATCTGGTCGCTGGATTCGAAGATTTACCCCAGCTTGAAGCCGGCAACCGCTGCCCTGATTACTGCTTCTACCTGGCCGAAACCCTGATGGTCATTGACCACCAGAAAAAAAGCACCCGTATTCAGGCCAGCGTGTTCACGCCCTGCGAGGAAGAAAAACAGCGTCTGGCCCAGCGACTGGCGCAGTTGAGCCAGCAGTTAACCGAACCCGCGCCGCCGCTGCCCGTTATTGAAGTACCAGAAATGCGCTGCGAGTGTAATCAGAGCGATGAAGAGTTCGGTACCGTCGTGCGCGGTTTGCAAAAAGCCATTCGTGCCGGTGAGATTTTCCAGGTAGTGCCTTCCCGCCGTTTTTCACTGCCCTGCCCGTCACCACTTGCTGCCTATTATGTTCTGAAAAAGAGCAATCCCAGCCCGTACATGTTCTTTATGCAGGATAACGATTTCACGTTGTTCGGTGCCTCGCCGGAAAGTTCGCTGAAATACGACGCCACCAGCCGCCAGATTGAGATCTACCCCATTGCCGGGACTCGCCCACGCGGCCGTCGTGCTGACGGCTCGCTGGACCGCGATCTCGACAGCCGTATTGAGCTGGAAATGCGCACTGACCATAAAGAACTTTCCGAGCACCTGATGCTGGTGGACCTGGCGCGTAATGACCTGGCACGTATCTGTACCCCGGGCAGTCGCTACGTGGCCGACCTGACCAAAGTTGACCGGTATTCCTTCGTGATGCACCTGGTTTCCCGCGTGGTCGGCGAACTGCGTCATGACCTTGACGTCCTGCATGCATACCGTGCCTGTATGAACATGGGCACGCTGAGCGGTGCGCCGAAAGTGCGCGCCATGCAGCTTATCGCCGAGGCTGAAGGTCGCCGCCGCGGTAGCTATGGCGGCGCGGTCGGTTACTTCACCGCCCACGGTGATCTGGACACGTGCATTGTGATTCGTTCTGCCCTGGTAGAAGACGGTATCGCCACCGTGCAGGCGGGTGCCGGGATTGTTCTGGACTCTGTACCGCAGTCTGAAGCCGATGAAACCCGTAATAAAGCGCGTGCGGTTCTGCGTGCTATCGCCACAGCACACCACGCACAGGAGATTTTCTAA
- the cobO gene encoding cob(I)yrinic acid a,c-diamide adenosyltransferase — protein sequence MSEERYQQRQQRVKDRVDARVAAAKDERGIIIVFTGNGKGKTTAAFGTATRAVGHGKKVGVVQFIKGTWPNGERNLLEPHGVEFQVMATGFTWETQNRDSDTAACLAVWEHGKRMLADPELDMVVLDELTYMVAYDYLPLEEVLDALSARPSHQTVIITGRGCHRDILELADTVSELRPVKHAFEAGVKAQIGIDY from the coding sequence ATGAGTGAAGAACGCTATCAGCAGCGCCAGCAGCGCGTAAAAGACCGTGTTGACGCACGCGTTGCCGCCGCAAAGGATGAGCGCGGTATCATCATCGTCTTTACCGGCAACGGTAAAGGGAAAACCACCGCCGCATTTGGTACCGCCACGCGCGCGGTCGGTCACGGTAAAAAAGTCGGCGTGGTGCAGTTCATTAAAGGCACGTGGCCCAACGGCGAACGAAACTTACTGGAACCCCACGGCGTTGAGTTTCAGGTCATGGCGACAGGATTTACCTGGGAGACGCAAAACCGAGATTCTGACACCGCTGCCTGTCTGGCCGTGTGGGAGCACGGTAAACGGATGCTGGCCGATCCTGAGCTGGATATGGTGGTGCTGGATGAGTTGACGTACATGGTGGCGTATGACTATCTACCGCTGGAAGAGGTGCTCGACGCCTTAAGCGCGCGCCCTTCTCACCAGACGGTGATTATCACTGGTCGAGGATGCCATCGCGATATTCTGGAATTAGCTGATACGGTCAGCGAGTTGCGCCCGGTCAAGCACGCCTTTGAGGCGGGGGTGAAAGCCCAAATAGGGATCGATTATTGA
- the topA gene encoding type I DNA topoisomerase, with translation MGKALVIVESPAKAKTINKYLGNDYVVKSSVGHIRDLPTSGSATKKSADSTATKTAKKPKKDERGALVNRMGVDPWHNWDARYEVLPGKEKVVSELKQLAEKADHIYLATDLDREGEAIAWHLREVIGGDDTRYSRVVFNEITKNAIQQAFEKPGELNIDRVNAQQARRFMDRVVGYMVSPLLWKKIARGLSAGRVQSVAVRLVVEREREIKAFVPEEFWEIDASTTTPSGDALPLEVTHHNDKPFRPVNREQTLAAVSLLEKARYSVLEREDKPTSSKPGAPFITSTLQQAASTRLGFGVKKTMMMAQRLYEAGYITYMRTDSTNLSQDAVSMVRDYIGENFGKKYLPESANQYASKENSQEAHEAIRPSDVAVLAESLKDMEADAQKLYQLIWRQFVACQMTPAKYDSTTLTVGAGDYRLKARGRILRFDGWTKVMPALRKGDEDRILPAVDKGDVLTLVELTPAQHFTKPPARFSEASLVKELEKRGIGRPSTYASIISTIQDRGYVRVENRRFYAEKMGEIVTDRLEENFRELMNYDFTAQMENSLDQVAKHEAEWKGVLDNFFSDFTQQLDKAEKDPEEGGMRPNQMVLTSIDCPTCSRQMGIRTASTGVFLGCSGYALPPKERCKTTINLVPENEVLNVLEGDDAETNALRAKRRCQKCGTAMDSYLIDPKRKLHVCGNNPTCDGYEIEEGEFRIKGYDGPIVECEKCGSEMHLKMGRFGKYMACTNDECKNTRKILRNGEVAPPKEDPVPLPELPCEKSDAYFVLRDGAAGIFLAANTFPKSRETRAPLVEELYRFRDRLPEKLRYLADAPQTDPDGNKAMVRFSRKTKQQYVSAEKDGKATGWSAFFVDGKWVEGKK, from the coding sequence ATGGGTAAAGCTCTTGTCATCGTTGAGTCCCCGGCAAAAGCCAAAACGATCAACAAATATCTGGGTAATGACTACGTGGTGAAATCCAGCGTCGGTCATATCCGTGATTTGCCGACCAGTGGCTCAGCAACTAAAAAGAGCGCCGACTCAACCGCCACCAAAACGGCTAAAAAGCCCAAAAAGGATGAACGTGGCGCTCTCGTCAACCGTATGGGGGTTGACCCGTGGCACAACTGGGATGCGCGCTATGAAGTGCTGCCCGGTAAAGAGAAGGTCGTCTCTGAACTGAAACAATTGGCTGAAAAGGCCGACCACATCTATCTCGCAACCGACCTTGACCGCGAAGGGGAAGCCATTGCATGGCACCTGCGGGAAGTGATCGGGGGCGACGACACCCGCTACAGTCGCGTGGTGTTTAATGAAATTACCAAAAATGCCATTCAGCAGGCGTTTGAAAAGCCGGGCGAACTGAACATCGACCGTGTCAATGCGCAACAGGCACGCCGCTTTATGGACCGCGTTGTGGGCTATATGGTGTCGCCGCTGCTGTGGAAAAAGATTGCTCGTGGCCTGTCTGCCGGTCGCGTACAGTCGGTCGCCGTGCGCCTGGTTGTAGAGCGTGAACGTGAGATCAAGGCATTCGTTCCGGAAGAATTCTGGGAAATAGATGCCAGCACCACGACGCCTTCCGGTGACGCGCTGCCACTGGAAGTCACGCACCACAACGATAAGCCGTTCCGTCCGGTTAACCGCGAACAGACACTTGCTGCGGTAAGCCTGCTGGAAAAAGCACGTTACAGCGTGCTGGAGCGTGAAGATAAGCCGACCAGCAGCAAACCTGGCGCGCCGTTCATCACCTCTACGTTGCAACAGGCTGCCAGCACCCGTTTGGGCTTTGGCGTGAAGAAAACCATGATGATGGCGCAACGCTTGTATGAAGCGGGCTACATCACCTATATGCGTACTGACTCAACCAACCTGAGCCAGGATGCGGTTTCTATGGTCCGCGATTACATCGGCGAAAACTTTGGTAAAAAGTATTTGCCGGAGAGCGCAAACCAGTACGCCAGTAAAGAAAACTCGCAGGAAGCGCACGAAGCCATCCGTCCTTCAGACGTCGCCGTACTGGCTGAATCGCTGAAAGATATGGAAGCTGATGCGCAAAAACTGTATCAGCTGATCTGGCGTCAGTTTGTCGCCTGTCAGATGACGCCAGCTAAATATGACTCCACCACGCTGACCGTTGGCGCAGGTGATTACCGCCTGAAGGCGCGCGGTCGTATTCTGCGGTTTGATGGCTGGACTAAGGTCATGCCAGCCCTGCGTAAAGGCGATGAAGATCGTATCTTACCGGCGGTGGATAAAGGCGATGTGCTGACATTGGTTGAACTGACCCCCGCGCAGCACTTTACCAAACCGCCTGCGCGCTTCAGCGAAGCGTCACTGGTTAAAGAGCTTGAAAAGCGCGGTATCGGTCGTCCATCTACCTATGCGTCGATCATCTCTACGATTCAGGATCGCGGCTATGTCCGTGTTGAGAACCGTCGTTTCTACGCAGAAAAAATGGGTGAAATCGTCACCGACCGCCTGGAAGAAAACTTCCGCGAATTGATGAACTACGATTTCACCGCGCAGATGGAAAACAGTCTCGACCAGGTGGCGAAACACGAAGCCGAATGGAAGGGCGTGCTCGACAACTTCTTCAGTGATTTTACTCAGCAACTCGATAAAGCCGAGAAAGACCCTGAAGAGGGCGGTATGCGTCCGAACCAGATGGTTCTGACCAGCATCGACTGTCCAACCTGTAGTCGTCAGATGGGTATCCGTACCGCCAGTACAGGTGTATTCCTCGGTTGTTCCGGTTACGCGCTGCCACCAAAAGAGCGCTGCAAAACCACCATTAACCTGGTGCCGGAAAACGAAGTGCTGAACGTGCTGGAAGGCGATGACGCGGAAACTAACGCGTTACGCGCGAAGCGCCGTTGCCAGAAGTGCGGCACGGCGATGGACAGCTACCTCATCGATCCAAAACGTAAGCTGCATGTGTGTGGTAACAACCCAACTTGCGACGGTTATGAAATCGAAGAAGGCGAGTTCCGCATCAAGGGCTACGACGGTCCGATCGTCGAGTGCGAGAAATGTGGTTCTGAAATGCACCTGAAAATGGGGCGTTTCGGTAAATACATGGCGTGTACTAACGACGAGTGTAAAAACACCCGTAAGATCCTGCGTAATGGCGAAGTTGCGCCACCGAAGGAAGATCCGGTTCCACTGCCGGAATTGCCGTGTGAAAAATCGGACGCGTATTTCGTGTTACGTGATGGCGCAGCAGGTATCTTCCTGGCGGCGAATACCTTCCCGAAATCGCGTGAGACGCGTGCGCCGTTAGTGGAAGAGCTGTACCGCTTCCGCGATCGTCTGCCGGAAAAACTGCGCTAC
- a CDS encoding YciN family protein yields MHKDTQPIDRETLLIEANKIIREHEDTLAGIVATGVTQRNGVLVFSGDYFLDEQGLPTPKSTAVFNMFKHLAHVLSEKYHLID; encoded by the coding sequence ATGCATAAAGACACTCAACCCATCGATCGCGAAACTCTGCTGATTGAAGCCAACAAAATCATTCGTGAGCATGAGGACACGCTGGCGGGGATTGTCGCCACCGGCGTCACACAGCGTAATGGCGTGCTGGTTTTCAGCGGAGATTACTTTTTAGATGAACAAGGGCTTCCTACGCCAAAAAGCACCGCAGTGTTTAATATGTTTAAACACCTGGCGCATGTCCTTTCTGAAAAGTATCACCTGATCGATTAA
- the rluB gene encoding 23S rRNA pseudouridine(2605) synthase RluB, with translation MSEKLQKVLARAGHGSRREIETIIAAGRVSVDGKIATLGDRVDVTPGLKIRIDGHLISVKESAEQICRVLAYYKPEGELCTRNDPEGRPTVFDRLPKLRDARWIAVGRLDVNTCGLLLFTTDGELANRLMHPSREVEREYAVRVFGQVDETKLRDLSRGVQLEDGPAAFKTIKFSGGEGINQWYNVTLTEGRNREVRRLWEAVGVQVSRLIRVRYGDIPLPKGLPRGGWTELDLAQTNYLRQLVELQPETSSKVAVEKDRRRMKANQIRRAVKRHTQVGGSRRPGGRNNNG, from the coding sequence ATGAGCGAAAAGTTACAAAAAGTGCTGGCGCGCGCTGGCCACGGTTCTCGCCGTGAAATTGAAACCATTATTGCAGCAGGTCGCGTGAGCGTTGACGGCAAAATTGCCACGCTTGGCGATCGCGTTGACGTAACACCGGGTCTGAAAATCCGTATCGACGGTCATCTGATTTCGGTTAAAGAATCTGCGGAACAAATCTGCCGCGTTCTGGCGTATTACAAGCCGGAAGGTGAATTGTGTACCCGTAACGACCCGGAAGGTCGTCCGACCGTCTTTGACCGTCTACCAAAACTGCGCGATGCGCGCTGGATTGCGGTGGGTCGTCTGGACGTGAATACCTGTGGTTTACTGCTGTTCACCACCGATGGTGAACTGGCGAACCGTCTGATGCACCCGAGCCGTGAAGTTGAGCGTGAATACGCGGTGCGTGTGTTTGGCCAGGTGGATGAAACGAAACTGCGTGACCTGAGCCGTGGCGTGCAACTCGAAGATGGTCCGGCCGCATTTAAAACCATCAAGTTCAGCGGTGGTGAAGGGATTAACCAGTGGTATAACGTCACCTTGACCGAAGGGCGTAACCGCGAAGTGCGTCGCCTGTGGGAAGCCGTTGGCGTGCAGGTGAGCCGTTTGATCCGCGTACGTTACGGTGATATTCCGCTGCCGAAAGGTCTGCCGCGTGGTGGCTGGACGGAGCTTGATCTCGCCCAGACAAACTATCTGCGTCAACTGGTGGAACTGCAGCCGGAAACCAGCTCGAAGGTTGCTGTTGAGAAAGACCGTCGTCGCATGAAGGCGAACCAGATCCGCCGTGCAGTTAAACGTCACACCCAGGTCGGCGGTAGCCGTCGTCCGGGCGGTCGTAACAACAACGGTTAA
- the trpD gene encoding bifunctional anthranilate synthase glutamate amidotransferase component TrpG/anthranilate phosphoribosyltransferase TrpD: MADILLLDNIDSFTYNLADQLRTNGHNVVIYRNHIPAQTLIDRLATMKNPVLMLSPGPGAPSEAGCMPELLTRLRGKLPIIGICLGHQAIVEAYGGYVGQAGEILHGKASSIEHDGQEMFAGLANPLPVARYHSLVGSNVPAGLTINAHFNGMVMAVRHDTDRVCGFQFHPESILTTQGARLLEQTLAWAQQKLEQTNTLQPILEKLYQAQTLSQQESHQLFSAVVRGELKPEQLAAALVSMKVRGEHPNEIAGAATALLENAAPFPRPDYLFADIVGTGGDGSNSINISTASAFVAAACGLKVAKHGNRSVSSKSGSSDLLAAFGINLDMNADKSRLALDELGVCFLFAPKYHTGFRHAMPVRQQLKTRTLFNVLGPLINPAHPPLALIGVYSPELVLPIAETLRVLGYQRAAVVHSGGMDEVSLHAPTIVAELHDGEIKSYQLTADDFGLTPYHQEQLAGGTPEENRDILSRLLQGKGEAAHEAAVAANVAMLMRLHGEEDLKANAQIVINVLRSGAAYDRVTALAARG, translated from the coding sequence ATGGCTGATATTCTGCTGCTCGATAACATTGATTCTTTTACCTATAACCTGGCAGATCAGCTGCGTACCAACGGCCACAACGTGGTGATTTATCGCAACCATATCCCGGCTCAGACCTTAATTGACCGCTTAGCGACCATGAAAAACCCGGTACTGATGCTTTCGCCAGGTCCGGGCGCGCCAAGCGAAGCAGGCTGCATGCCGGAGTTGTTGACTCGCCTGCGCGGCAAATTGCCGATTATCGGTATTTGCCTTGGGCATCAGGCGATTGTCGAAGCTTACGGCGGATATGTAGGTCAGGCGGGAGAAATCCTGCACGGCAAAGCCTCCAGTATTGAACACGACGGTCAGGAAATGTTCGCCGGTCTGGCTAATCCCTTGCCTGTGGCGCGTTACCATTCACTGGTCGGCAGCAACGTCCCGGCGGGACTAACCATTAACGCCCACTTCAACGGCATGGTGATGGCGGTTCGCCACGACACCGACCGCGTGTGCGGATTCCAGTTCCATCCGGAATCAATTCTCACCACTCAGGGCGCGCGTCTGCTGGAGCAAACGCTGGCCTGGGCACAGCAGAAGCTTGAACAAACCAACACGCTGCAGCCTATTCTCGAAAAACTGTATCAGGCCCAGACGCTGTCCCAGCAGGAGAGCCACCAATTGTTCTCTGCAGTCGTGCGCGGTGAATTGAAGCCGGAGCAGCTGGCTGCCGCACTGGTCAGCATGAAAGTGCGCGGTGAGCATCCGAATGAAATTGCCGGGGCGGCGACGGCCCTGCTGGAGAACGCCGCGCCGTTCCCACGTCCGGACTATCTGTTTGCCGACATTGTCGGGACCGGCGGTGACGGCAGTAACAGCATCAATATTTCCACCGCCAGCGCGTTTGTCGCCGCAGCCTGTGGGTTAAAGGTAGCGAAGCACGGTAACCGTAGCGTCTCCAGTAAATCAGGATCATCCGATCTGCTGGCGGCCTTTGGCATCAACCTGGATATGAATGCCGATAAGTCGCGCCTGGCGCTTGACGAACTGGGCGTATGTTTCCTGTTTGCACCGAAATATCACACCGGTTTTCGTCACGCCATGCCGGTTCGTCAGCAGCTCAAAACCCGCACGCTGTTTAACGTGCTAGGGCCGCTGATTAACCCTGCGCATCCGCCGCTGGCGCTGATCGGCGTCTACAGCCCGGAACTGGTACTGCCCATTGCCGAAACCCTGCGCGTGCTGGGATATCAGCGTGCAGCCGTGGTGCACAGCGGCGGAATGGATGAAGTTTCGCTGCATGCACCGACCATTGTGGCCGAATTGCATGACGGCGAAATCAAGAGTTATCAGCTGACGGCAGACGACTTTGGCCTGACGCCATATCACCAGGAACAGCTGGCGGGCGGCACGCCGGAAGAAAACCGTGACATTCTCAGTCGCTTGTTACAAGGTAAAGGTGAAGCCGCGCACGAGGCCGCCGTGGCAGCGAATGTCGCCATGTTAATGCGCCTGCACGGCGAAGAAGATTTAAAAGCCAACGCACAAATCGTGATTAATGTCCTGCGTAGCGGTGCGGCCTATGACCGGGTCACCGCCCTGGCAGCAAGAGGGTAA
- a CDS encoding L-threonylcarbamoyladenylate synthase: MSQFFYIHPDNPQQRLINQAVEIVRKGGVIVYPTDSGYALGCKIEDKGAMERICRIRHLPDGHNFTLMCRDLSELSTYSFVDNVAFRLIKNNTPGNYTFILKGTKEVPRRLLQEKRKTIGLRVPSNPIALALLEALGEPMLSTSLMLPGSEFTESDPEEIKDRLEKQVDLIIHGGYLGQQPTTVIDLTDDSPVVLREGVGDVKPFL, translated from the coding sequence ATGAGTCAGTTTTTTTATATCCATCCTGATAACCCACAGCAACGCCTGATCAATCAGGCCGTTGAAATTGTGCGTAAAGGTGGGGTGATCGTTTATCCCACTGATTCCGGCTATGCGTTAGGCTGCAAAATCGAAGACAAAGGGGCGATGGAGCGTATTTGCCGTATCCGCCATCTGCCCGATGGACACAACTTCACGTTGATGTGCCGTGACCTGTCCGAACTGTCGACGTATTCATTCGTGGACAACGTTGCTTTTCGTTTAATTAAAAACAATACTCCGGGCAACTACACCTTCATCCTGAAAGGGACGAAAGAAGTGCCGCGCCGATTGCTGCAGGAAAAACGTAAAACCATCGGTCTGCGCGTACCGTCCAATCCGATTGCGCTCGCGTTGCTGGAAGCGTTGGGCGAGCCTATGCTCTCCACTTCGCTGATGCTGCCAGGTAGCGAATTTACCGAGTCCGATCCGGAAGAGATTAAAGATCGTCTGGAGAAGCAGGTGGATTTGATTATCCACGGCGGGTATCTCGGTCAGCAGCCCACCACGGTTATCGATTTAACCGATGACTCGCCGGTGGTGTTGCGTGAAGGCGTCGGCGACGTTAAACCTTTCTTATAA